The Fervidibacillus albus genome contains a region encoding:
- a CDS encoding LacI family DNA-binding transcriptional regulator: MKPLTIKDVAELANVSKSTVSQYLNKRYEYMGEETRKRIEHAIAELGYHPNIVARSLRRKTTSTIGVIVANILHAFSTEIIRAIEDVCHENGFHIIVCNADDSPEKERKYIEMLRAKQMDGLIIFPTGSNLDLYERMVSENYPVVIVDRLVSEVQIPTILLDNKKATKMAVQHFVEKGYTRIGMVTTSIVRHVTPRIERLAGFKEALREYRLPIEEDYIKSLNPNQIRAGLSEMFTLKSPPQAVLAGNDLVLAEILNYTKETGINIPNDLALIAIDDVPYAKFFDPPLTTIAQPTFEMGRRAAEMILEKIQNTSVTEEVKIYRFEPKIMIRESC, from the coding sequence ATGAAACCGTTAACAATCAAGGATGTTGCAGAACTTGCAAATGTATCGAAAAGTACTGTTTCACAATATTTGAACAAAAGATATGAGTACATGGGTGAAGAAACAAGAAAACGTATCGAACATGCGATAGCTGAGCTCGGCTACCATCCAAACATTGTAGCAAGAAGTTTGAGAAGAAAAACAACTTCCACAATAGGAGTGATTGTAGCAAATATTTTGCATGCGTTTTCAACGGAAATAATCAGAGCAATTGAAGACGTTTGTCATGAAAATGGTTTTCATATCATTGTTTGCAATGCTGATGATAGCCCGGAAAAAGAAAGAAAGTATATCGAAATGTTACGAGCAAAACAAATGGATGGGTTGATTATTTTTCCGACAGGGAGCAATTTAGATCTGTATGAACGAATGGTGAGTGAGAACTACCCCGTTGTAATTGTTGACCGTTTAGTTTCAGAAGTTCAGATTCCTACTATTTTGCTAGACAACAAAAAAGCGACCAAAATGGCTGTACAACATTTTGTTGAAAAAGGATATACACGAATAGGAATGGTCACAACATCGATTGTTCGTCATGTGACTCCAAGGATCGAAAGGTTAGCTGGATTTAAAGAGGCTTTAAGGGAATATCGTCTTCCGATAGAAGAAGATTATATTAAAAGTTTGAATCCAAATCAAATTCGTGCAGGACTTAGTGAGATGTTTACTTTAAAATCACCACCTCAAGCTGTTTTAGCAGGAAACGATTTAGTGTTAGCGGAAATTTTAAATTATACAAAAGAGACAGGTATTAATATTCCTAATGATCTTGCTTTAATAGCGATAGATGACGTCCCTTATGCAAAGTTCTTTGACCCGCCATTAACGACCATTGCACAACCTACTTTTGAAATGGGAAGAAGAGCGGCAGAAATGATATTAGAAAAAATCCAGAATACAAGTGTGACAGAAGAAGTTAAGATTTACCGTTTTGAACCGAAAATAATGATTCGCGAATCCTGTTAA
- a CDS encoding sodium:solute symporter family transporter, with protein sequence MTALIVVIYFAFLIAIGWFFRKFTNTMRNYFAGGGKLLWWMVGSTAFMTQFSAWTFTGAAGKAFTDGLAVVFIFLGNAVGYFFNYLFFAAKARQMRVITPIDGIRLRYGKLNEQVFTWATVPSSILQAAVWLNGLAIFGSAVTGVSVPATIAITGIVVVFMSVIGGSWAVVSSDFLQMVIIMSVTFIASIVAISKSGGVLPILEKGLPESAVAGQDVNYMFLFIAWAITIFVKQFFSTNNMLDSYRYITAKDTKNARKAALLAFGLMLIGSFFWFLPAWYVAANYPDPSTWGIDTLGDNIKDAAYFVFVKNELPSGMIGLMLGAMFAATMSSMDSGLNKNSGIFVRNFYNPVLRKGANEKELMIVSKIATVIFGVIIISVALLLSLLKQTSLFNVMMMIGTLVSFPILIPALLGYFVKKTPDWAGWATVLVGVCVSTFVAFIAKPEMVQNILGLSEPLTAREWGDIKSVTLGIILHSTITIPFFFLTKLFYRGLSKERQKEVDLFFNNISTEVVAEHEDEAEVDRYQRKVLGKLILLFGGLILLLILVPNSLSGRLLFGFLSAIIISIGFALVKSANKTVVLASNDIKK encoded by the coding sequence TTGACCGCATTAATTGTTGTTATTTACTTCGCGTTTTTAATAGCAATTGGATGGTTCTTCAGAAAATTCACGAATACGATGAGGAACTATTTTGCTGGCGGAGGGAAATTGCTATGGTGGATGGTAGGCTCGACTGCGTTTATGACACAATTTAGCGCATGGACATTTACTGGTGCTGCAGGGAAAGCGTTTACAGATGGGTTAGCCGTTGTATTTATCTTTTTAGGAAATGCTGTTGGCTACTTTTTTAACTATTTGTTTTTTGCTGCAAAAGCAAGGCAAATGCGAGTAATAACTCCAATAGATGGAATCAGATTACGGTATGGGAAATTAAATGAACAAGTGTTTACGTGGGCAACTGTACCATCAAGTATCTTACAAGCAGCTGTATGGTTGAATGGATTAGCTATTTTTGGAAGCGCTGTAACGGGTGTATCTGTACCTGCTACGATTGCCATAACTGGAATTGTTGTAGTATTTATGTCAGTAATTGGCGGATCTTGGGCGGTAGTATCATCAGATTTTTTACAAATGGTAATCATCATGTCCGTAACGTTTATAGCAAGTATTGTAGCAATATCAAAATCAGGCGGAGTGTTACCGATTCTTGAAAAAGGCCTCCCTGAATCTGCTGTTGCTGGTCAAGATGTTAACTATATGTTTTTGTTTATTGCTTGGGCAATAACTATATTTGTTAAGCAGTTTTTCAGCACAAACAATATGTTAGATTCATATAGATACATTACTGCAAAAGATACGAAAAATGCACGTAAAGCGGCGTTACTCGCATTTGGATTAATGCTTATAGGTTCGTTTTTTTGGTTCCTTCCTGCTTGGTATGTTGCAGCAAACTACCCAGATCCATCAACTTGGGGAATCGATACGCTTGGGGACAATATAAAGGATGCCGCCTACTTTGTATTTGTGAAAAATGAGTTGCCATCTGGGATGATTGGATTGATGTTAGGAGCCATGTTTGCAGCAACTATGTCATCTATGGATTCAGGCTTAAATAAAAATTCTGGTATTTTCGTAAGGAATTTTTATAACCCTGTATTACGTAAAGGAGCTAATGAAAAGGAATTGATGATCGTCAGCAAAATAGCAACGGTGATCTTTGGAGTGATTATCATTTCCGTTGCCTTACTATTAAGCTTACTAAAGCAAACAAGTTTGTTTAACGTAATGATGATGATTGGTACTTTAGTGTCATTTCCGATATTGATTCCAGCATTATTGGGGTATTTTGTGAAAAAAACGCCAGATTGGGCAGGATGGGCAACTGTTTTAGTTGGTGTATGTGTATCAACATTTGTTGCGTTTATCGCTAAACCGGAAATGGTACAAAACATTTTAGGGCTTAGTGAACCTCTTACTGCAAGAGAATGGGGAGATATAAAATCGGTTACTCTAGGGATCATTCTTCATTCCACCATAACTATCCCGTTCTTCTTTCTAACGAAGCTGTTTTATAGAGGACTTTCAAAAGAAAGACAAAAAGAGGTAGATTTGTTCTTTAATAATATCTCTACTGAAGTTGTGGCTGAACATGAGGACGAAGCAGAGGTAGACCGTTATCAAAGAAAAGTGTTAGGCAAATTAATACTATTGTTTGGAGGATTAATACTCCTTCTGATACTGGTACCGAATTCTTTATCAGGTAGATTACTTTTCGGTTTCTTAAGTGCGATCATCATCTCCATTGGATTTGCGTTAGTTAAATCAGCAAATAAAACTGTTGTACTCGCATCAAATGATATTAAAAAGTGA
- a CDS encoding ATP-binding protein: MDRDFLFPFISFCYERRTIIITTNIQFGKWNQVFCDSIMTETIVHRLLSHIYIYLLVTVNHAEIRSHESVRYVSSYKKPADSYIFHLPNKACISY, from the coding sequence ATGGATAGAGATTTTCTTTTCCCATTCATAAGCTTCTGTTATGAACGTAGAACGATCATTATCACAACCAACATTCAGTTTGGAAAATGGAATCAAGTATTTTGTGATTCCATTATGACTGAAACTATTGTACATAGGCTTTTGTCTCACATTTACATTTATTTATTGGTGACAGTTAATCATGCAGAAATCCGTAGTCATGAATCGGTTAGATATGTAAGTAGCTATAAAAAACCTGCTGATTCATACATTTTTCACTTACCAAATAAAGCCTGTATATCCTATTGA
- a CDS encoding bifunctional 4-hydroxy-2-oxoglutarate aldolase/2-dehydro-3-deoxy-phosphogluconate aldolase — translation MGFDLLPLLQEKKIIAIIRGVEEKDIEPIAHALIDGGIKFLEITMDTKGALEAVCRLKETYGDRIKIGVGTVLNVDMAKEAVQAGAEFIVSPYLNENVIKYCVKQNTPVWPGTMTPTEIYRAYELGAKAVKIFPSGTLGARYIKEIKSPLNHVQMIVTGGINLENVSSYLKNGAIAVGVGGNLVDKHLVKQRDFSALQKRAEMFVERVKEVTQDE, via the coding sequence ATGGGATTCGATTTACTCCCATTGTTACAAGAAAAAAAAATCATTGCGATTATTCGAGGTGTAGAAGAAAAAGATATTGAGCCGATTGCTCATGCGTTAATCGACGGAGGAATTAAGTTTTTGGAAATCACTATGGATACAAAAGGAGCTTTAGAGGCGGTATGTAGGCTAAAAGAAACATATGGGGATCGAATAAAAATTGGCGTTGGAACGGTATTAAATGTCGATATGGCTAAGGAGGCCGTTCAGGCGGGTGCTGAATTTATCGTTTCTCCTTATTTGAATGAAAATGTCATCAAATATTGTGTTAAACAAAACACGCCTGTGTGGCCAGGGACGATGACACCGACGGAAATATATCGTGCATATGAACTAGGCGCAAAAGCTGTAAAAATATTTCCTTCGGGAACATTAGGAGCTAGATATATTAAGGAAATAAAATCTCCTCTCAATCATGTTCAAATGATTGTCACTGGTGGGATTAATTTGGAAAACGTCTCATCTTATTTGAAAAATGGAGCCATTGCAGTAGGTGTTGGTGGAAATTTAGTAGATAAACATCTAGTAAAACAAAGGGACTTTTCGGCATTACAAAAAAGAGCGGAAATGTTTGTTGAACGTGTTAAGGAGGTTACACAGGATGAGTGA
- a CDS encoding sugar kinase has product MSEQIDVVTIGESMVLFQPMMEGPLTYCHLFSKSIAGAESNVAIALSRLGKKVRWISRVGNDPFGQTIISTLAGECVDVSHVIKDEHAPTGIYFKEFKQYGEPNIYYYRKFSAASNFSKKDIKLEWLDHARHLHVTGITSALGEHTVEFMKEVMKLAKEKGLTVSFDPNLRYKLWDNEKKAKEVINSLISLSDVFLPGIEEAKFLTGMEDYEKNAQRFLEMGPKLVVIKLGQKGSVAFFGKKKVVAEAVTVENVVDPIGAGDAFAAGFLSVLLNENNPLDETVLDKQIEDALKHANLLGALATQFKGDWESSPYAVEVDRLLFEKEPHTR; this is encoded by the coding sequence ATGAGTGAGCAGATCGATGTTGTAACGATTGGAGAAAGCATGGTTTTATTTCAACCGATGATGGAAGGGCCTTTAACTTATTGTCATTTATTTTCCAAATCGATCGCTGGCGCAGAATCAAATGTTGCGATTGCATTAAGTAGATTAGGAAAAAAAGTGAGATGGATTAGTCGGGTAGGAAATGACCCTTTCGGACAGACTATTATTTCTACGTTGGCTGGAGAATGTGTCGATGTTTCACATGTTATTAAAGATGAACATGCTCCAACAGGCATTTATTTTAAGGAATTTAAACAGTATGGGGAACCGAACATTTACTATTATCGAAAGTTTTCAGCGGCAAGTAATTTTTCTAAAAAAGATATCAAGTTAGAATGGCTTGATCACGCTAGACACTTGCATGTAACAGGTATTACTTCAGCTCTAGGCGAACATACAGTGGAATTCATGAAAGAAGTAATGAAGCTTGCTAAAGAAAAAGGACTTACTGTTTCGTTTGATCCAAATCTACGATATAAACTTTGGGATAATGAAAAAAAAGCAAAGGAAGTTATAAATTCACTTATTTCACTCAGTGATGTTTTTTTACCAGGAATCGAAGAGGCTAAGTTTCTTACAGGTATGGAAGATTATGAGAAAAATGCACAACGGTTTCTAGAAATGGGACCGAAACTAGTAGTCATTAAGCTTGGACAGAAAGGATCTGTAGCGTTTTTTGGGAAAAAGAAAGTAGTCGCTGAAGCTGTCACGGTTGAGAATGTAGTTGATCCAATAGGTGCTGGAGATGCCTTTGCCGCCGGTTTTTTATCGGTGCTTTTAAACGAAAATAATCCGTTAGATGAAACAGTTTTAGATAAACAGATTGAAGATGCTTTGAAACATGCGAATTTACTTGGAGCATTAGCAACCCAATTTAAAGGTGATTGGGAATCATCTCCATATGCCGTTGAAGTTGATCGGTTATTGTTCGAAAAAGAACCACATACAAGGTGA
- a CDS encoding DUF4962 domain-containing protein encodes MPKKKYLFINHDIDELRKEIQTIRKPLYKRLYEVCRLYANQPLPEKHPPQSITFMGMASLNLSLAYLLTRQKHYLDEAKRWIFTAVKYPRWGHAHLVDVDLSASWLLFGLGLSYNWLKDELSLQERTLLKDKLILQSNKMYDFVIQMQKDGMEWPVQFWQNHNWINFTGLATAAYALGEEYEQSKQIIDHAKKNFDFVYEVLADDGSNYEGVVYWRYGVIWLFIYAHLLKYTEGIDYFKKSDFMKQTFFYRLYQAAPNLEEIINFGDCHDRRSGHSCALYYKIASEYTNNYAQYLGNLVREHFLYREQYESGVKPGILHEAGLEFLWYNPEIKEKRFDDLPLVKYFEDLGLIVVRSSWEQDAIHFSFKSGHPGGKKQWEKSYELFIDKGWKTRGLAHQHPDNNSFILHAHDSYLAIDDGYNRTVKACEHNVVIVDGKGYPNEGHNDIWEEWKQDCVSEIEEFVNEDDLVYFVGEAHKMYDPTLQLTRFARHVFYTGKDYFVIFDDLNSDQKHTYTWIMHTDTTPNVRYDEVRTFEYENGPAKMNLYSVIPKESDYKFKNTVVRAIMTTQEPDKFRETKMRTIHIENKEKSNSMCFLNVISIRKAFDEENIQIQRIDRPHMKGVIVKKGEDEEVYLFSKSRRIEYQTVKADAEVVLLQYKNEQLVKFMVKDCNKFSIDGNELIKEYIKKTVIKSCHSVSV; translated from the coding sequence TTGCCAAAAAAGAAATATTTGTTCATAAATCATGACATTGATGAATTACGAAAAGAAATTCAAACTATAAGGAAGCCGTTATATAAACGTTTATATGAAGTTTGTCGTTTGTATGCCAATCAGCCATTACCAGAGAAACATCCTCCACAAAGCATCACTTTCATGGGAATGGCTAGTCTTAATCTAAGTTTAGCCTATCTTTTAACAAGACAGAAACATTATTTAGATGAAGCAAAAAGGTGGATTTTTACAGCAGTCAAATATCCTAGATGGGGTCATGCACATTTGGTAGATGTAGATTTAAGTGCTTCATGGCTATTATTTGGACTTGGACTTTCCTACAATTGGTTGAAAGACGAACTTTCTCTACAAGAAAGAACATTATTAAAAGATAAATTAATTTTACAATCAAATAAAATGTATGATTTTGTGATCCAAATGCAAAAGGATGGAATGGAATGGCCTGTTCAATTTTGGCAAAATCATAATTGGATTAATTTTACTGGGCTTGCCACAGCAGCCTATGCTTTGGGAGAAGAATACGAGCAGTCAAAACAAATCATTGATCATGCAAAGAAAAATTTTGATTTCGTGTACGAAGTCTTGGCGGATGACGGGAGTAATTATGAAGGGGTAGTATATTGGCGATACGGTGTTATTTGGCTATTTATATATGCTCATTTACTTAAATATACAGAGGGAATAGATTACTTTAAAAAGTCTGATTTTATGAAACAAACGTTTTTTTACCGATTATATCAAGCGGCACCTAATTTAGAAGAGATTATTAACTTTGGAGACTGCCATGATCGGAGAAGCGGTCACTCCTGTGCATTATATTATAAAATTGCCTCTGAATATACGAACAATTACGCCCAATACTTAGGAAATTTGGTCAGAGAACACTTCTTATATAGGGAACAATATGAAAGTGGCGTAAAGCCAGGTATTTTACATGAAGCCGGTTTAGAGTTTCTATGGTATAACCCAGAAATAAAAGAAAAGCGATTTGATGATTTGCCTTTAGTTAAATATTTTGAGGACTTAGGGTTAATTGTTGTTCGTTCTAGTTGGGAACAAGACGCTATCCATTTCTCTTTTAAATCAGGGCATCCTGGAGGAAAAAAACAATGGGAGAAATCATACGAACTTTTTATAGATAAAGGTTGGAAAACTAGAGGGTTAGCACATCAACATCCTGATAATAACAGTTTTATTTTACATGCTCACGATTCTTATTTAGCTATTGATGATGGATACAATCGAACGGTAAAAGCATGTGAACATAATGTCGTAATCGTAGATGGAAAAGGTTATCCTAATGAAGGTCATAATGATATTTGGGAGGAATGGAAGCAAGATTGTGTCAGTGAAATTGAAGAATTTGTAAATGAAGATGATTTAGTTTACTTTGTTGGTGAAGCTCATAAGATGTACGATCCAACATTACAATTGACACGTTTTGCTAGACATGTCTTTTATACAGGAAAAGACTATTTTGTCATATTCGATGACTTGAATAGTGACCAAAAACATACTTATACATGGATTATGCATACAGATACAACACCTAATGTTAGATATGATGAAGTACGAACGTTTGAATATGAAAATGGGCCCGCAAAAATGAATTTATATTCCGTTATACCGAAAGAGAGCGATTATAAATTCAAGAACACAGTTGTGAGAGCAATTATGACGACGCAAGAACCCGATAAGTTTCGAGAGACTAAAATGCGAACAATCCATATTGAGAATAAAGAGAAATCGAATTCCATGTGTTTTTTGAACGTTATTTCTATAAGAAAAGCTTTTGATGAAGAAAACATTCAAATTCAAAGAATTGATCGCCCTCATATGAAAGGGGTCATCGTTAAAAAAGGTGAAGATGAGGAAGTTTACTTATTCTCAAAATCTAGAAGAATTGAGTATCAAACAGTAAAAGCGGATGCTGAAGTTGTACTGCTCCAATATAAAAACGAGCAATTAGTCAAATTTATGGTGAAAGATTGTAACAAGTTTTCAATTGATGGTAATGAATTAATCAAAGAATATATTAAAAAAACAGTTATAAAAAGTTGTCATTCAGTTTCTGTGTAA
- a CDS encoding heparinase II/III domain-containing protein gives MEYFSDLQLTKKLSQPGEIYFPMIEQMDKEVTQFARHFKDDYRKMSEWGHHYFCKEDGGQLVFDLSSPHSHRCAICGKAYKGKKLDNVWIYFYRNTAFVTILKCAVLYRIKEDKKYLQFIKKILSFYVDHYDQFVIHSKDKVIDDLTYDVGGAGKIMPQALNEAIMIVRMINALEMVKDEIGKEFLDNVNNKMFLPASKLLKAQLVRIHNIPCWANSALGMIGLFTKNDELLNEVFSGEFGIRNQLKQGVSEDGFWYEGSIHYNFFLLEGVINLLLFTKIYHYDFGEEENIIKKMLTVAYEYAFDNGTLPNPNDGWPDVNLKTYSYIYHTATKIFGEHSEIGNLLKNIESGTEERGIIPLSSPYYYRNDIPLERFIFNPDMDFSDLKTVKRTSVNYPASYYGILRNNKINIFCKYGHRGPSHAHPDKMNIEVMIGNSILTRDLSNAGYGSRLCNEWHRMSASHNTVVVNGENHVSTKGGSILEFTHTTLHAISKNVYEGIDFTRKIELSPFGFSDEFNVNASDDHTFDWFFHSQAKLISELPYEMDDLGYSTNGYQHIKDVKKIVTNGDTIVLKWILDDWMIHSEIDIRNKKIYIAKTYDNPASRLRTSIILREKNSNCSFKVKWEFIPMKKESTLLKTI, from the coding sequence GTGGAATATTTTAGCGATCTTCAGCTTACGAAGAAATTGTCCCAGCCTGGTGAGATTTACTTTCCGATGATCGAACAGATGGATAAAGAAGTGACACAGTTTGCCCGTCATTTCAAAGATGACTATCGAAAAATGAGTGAGTGGGGCCATCATTACTTTTGTAAAGAAGATGGAGGTCAACTTGTCTTTGATCTATCGTCTCCACACTCACACCGATGTGCAATATGCGGTAAAGCGTACAAAGGGAAAAAACTTGATAATGTATGGATTTATTTTTATAGAAATACCGCGTTTGTCACAATATTGAAATGCGCTGTGCTTTATAGAATTAAGGAAGATAAAAAATACTTACAATTCATTAAAAAGATTCTATCCTTTTATGTTGATCATTATGATCAGTTCGTTATTCATTCAAAAGATAAAGTAATCGATGACTTAACTTATGACGTCGGTGGCGCTGGAAAGATTATGCCACAAGCATTAAACGAAGCGATTATGATTGTACGAATGATTAACGCCTTAGAAATGGTGAAGGATGAGATTGGAAAAGAGTTTTTAGACAATGTAAACAATAAAATGTTTCTTCCAGCTAGCAAACTTTTAAAAGCTCAATTAGTTAGAATTCATAACATCCCCTGTTGGGCAAATAGCGCTTTAGGAATGATCGGCTTATTTACGAAAAATGATGAATTGCTAAATGAAGTCTTTTCTGGTGAATTCGGAATTAGAAATCAACTTAAACAAGGAGTTTCAGAAGATGGTTTTTGGTATGAAGGATCTATTCATTACAACTTTTTCTTATTAGAAGGTGTAATAAATTTACTTCTATTTACGAAGATTTATCATTACGATTTTGGAGAAGAAGAAAACATCATTAAAAAGATGCTTACTGTCGCCTATGAATACGCCTTTGACAATGGTACTTTACCAAACCCTAATGATGGTTGGCCAGATGTGAACTTAAAAACATACAGCTACATTTATCATACGGCAACAAAAATTTTTGGAGAACATAGTGAAATAGGAAATTTATTAAAGAATATTGAAAGTGGAACGGAAGAACGTGGAATCATCCCGTTGTCTAGTCCATATTACTACCGAAATGACATCCCTTTAGAAAGGTTCATCTTCAATCCAGATATGGATTTTAGTGACTTAAAAACTGTTAAACGAACATCTGTGAACTATCCAGCATCATATTATGGGATACTCAGAAACAATAAAATCAATATTTTTTGCAAATATGGCCATAGAGGACCGTCGCATGCCCATCCTGACAAAATGAATATTGAGGTTATGATCGGCAACTCTATATTAACAAGAGATTTATCAAATGCTGGATATGGTTCTCGGTTGTGTAATGAATGGCATCGTATGTCTGCTTCACATAATACTGTAGTTGTCAATGGAGAAAATCATGTGTCAACTAAAGGTGGAAGTATATTGGAATTTACCCATACAACATTACATGCTATATCAAAAAATGTTTATGAGGGGATTGATTTTACAAGAAAAATAGAGTTATCCCCATTTGGTTTTAGTGACGAGTTTAATGTGAATGCTTCCGATGATCACACATTTGACTGGTTTTTTCATAGTCAAGCGAAACTAATATCAGAACTACCGTATGAAATGGACGATCTTGGCTATAGCACTAACGGTTATCAGCATATTAAAGATGTGAAAAAGATAGTAACTAACGGCGATACCATTGTATTGAAGTGGATCTTAGATGATTGGATGATTCATAGCGAGATCGATATCAGAAATAAAAAAATATATATAGCTAAAACGTATGATAATCCAGCATCTCGTCTTCGCACATCAATTATTTTACGTGAAAAAAATAGCAACTGCTCTTTCAAAGTAAAATGGGAATTTATCCCGATGAAAAAGGAAAGCACATTGTTAAAAACAATATGA
- a CDS encoding cupin domain-containing protein — translation MEQKYFFYDNQIELEKVEDQIERKILARGGKMMISKVYFQEGAVAPRHQHFHEQVTYCLKGKVEFYIGDQTAIIEPGDSVYIPPHCLHGCKVLEGDAILLDIFTPQREDFLSN, via the coding sequence ATGGAACAAAAATACTTTTTCTATGACAACCAGATTGAATTAGAAAAGGTAGAGGATCAAATTGAAAGGAAGATTTTAGCACGTGGTGGAAAGATGATGATATCGAAAGTCTATTTTCAAGAAGGTGCTGTGGCCCCTCGCCATCAACATTTTCATGAACAAGTCACTTACTGTCTTAAAGGAAAAGTAGAATTTTACATTGGGGATCAAACCGCTATTATTGAACCAGGTGATTCGGTATATATTCCACCACATTGTTTACATGGATGCAAAGTATTAGAAGGAGATGCCATTTTATTAGATATATTTACACCTCAAAGGGAAGATTTTTTAAGTAATTAA
- a CDS encoding SDR family NAD(P)-dependent oxidoreductase, translating into MAKIALITGGTSGIGLQTAVELGTQGYEVVINGLSDEGAKKALEMLEDLGIKAEFFKADVTDEKSVNEMIQFISDKYNKLDVLVNCAGGLGGRSRFEEMSTQFYRKVMALNLDSVFFVSRAAIPLLKQGENASIINLTSIAAYNAGGPGAGIYGTSKAGVLTLTRALAKDLAEYGIRVNAVSPGTIDTPFHSNTNREVMESWKQNILMKRFGNPSEVATVIGFLTSEKASYLTGEVIQVNGGQAFI; encoded by the coding sequence ATGGCAAAAATTGCGTTGATTACAGGTGGTACTTCAGGAATAGGATTACAAACGGCAGTAGAATTAGGGACCCAAGGTTATGAGGTTGTCATCAATGGTTTATCTGATGAAGGAGCAAAAAAAGCTTTAGAAATGTTAGAGGATCTAGGGATCAAAGCTGAATTTTTCAAAGCGGATGTAACAGATGAAAAATCAGTAAACGAGATGATTCAGTTTATTAGTGACAAGTATAACAAGCTCGATGTTTTGGTGAACTGTGCTGGAGGATTAGGCGGAAGATCACGTTTTGAAGAAATGTCTACGCAATTTTATAGAAAAGTGATGGCGTTGAATTTAGACAGTGTGTTTTTCGTTTCACGAGCAGCAATCCCTCTTTTGAAACAAGGGGAAAATGCTTCGATTATTAACCTTACATCGATTGCAGCTTATAATGCAGGTGGTCCAGGGGCTGGAATATACGGAACATCGAAAGCCGGTGTCCTCACACTCACTCGCGCTTTAGCAAAAGATTTAGCTGAATATGGTATACGAGTAAATGCCGTTTCACCGGGAACAATCGATACGCCGTTCCATTCGAATACAAATAGAGAAGTGATGGAATCGTGGAAACAAAATATTTTAATGAAACGATTTGGAAATCCATCAGAAGTTGCAACAGTCATTGGATTTTTAACTTCGGAAAAAGCGTCATATTTGACTGGGGAAGTTATTCAAGTAAACGGGGGGCAAGCTTTCATATAA